The Miltoncostaea oceani genome includes a region encoding these proteins:
- the secY gene encoding preprotein translocase subunit SecY has translation MLKTILTSLRSADLRKKLAFTAFILLVYRFGSFVPTPGIDLETLQQAIDERGSRLLDFLNLFAGGALTRFAVFALGIMPYITASIILQLMTVVIPRLEALQKEGESGQQKITQYTRYFTVVLALLQSMAYVLYFRSQDALPDFTIGKFYLIVISVTAGTVLLMWLGELITQRGVGNGISLLIFASIVASVPDAIDGWLTLGPVSQVLIAAIALAVVVGVVFINEGQRRIPIQYAKRVVGRRMTSGGTTYMPLRVNMAGVIPVIFASSVVILPPTLAELGGRGSFFQSISDFLAPGSWYYIIFEALLIVLFTYFYTAVQFNPVEQADNLKKYGGFIPGVRPGRPTAVYLDRVLTRLTLPGAIYLAIIAELPNIVFRYLPDSNVFFGVLGGTSILIVVGVALDTMRQMEAQLMMRSYEGFLK, from the coding sequence ATGCTCAAGACCATCCTGACGTCGCTCCGGTCCGCGGACCTCCGCAAGAAGCTCGCCTTCACGGCGTTCATCCTGCTGGTCTACCGGTTCGGCTCGTTCGTGCCCACGCCGGGCATCGACCTCGAGACCCTGCAGCAGGCGATCGACGAGCGCGGCAGCCGCCTGCTCGACTTCCTCAACCTGTTCGCCGGCGGCGCGCTGACCCGGTTCGCGGTCTTCGCGCTCGGGATCATGCCGTACATCACCGCGAGCATCATCCTGCAGCTCATGACGGTCGTGATCCCACGGCTCGAGGCGCTGCAGAAGGAGGGCGAGAGCGGCCAGCAGAAGATCACCCAGTACACGCGGTACTTCACCGTGGTGCTGGCCCTGCTGCAGTCGATGGCCTACGTCCTGTACTTCCGCTCGCAGGACGCGCTGCCCGACTTCACGATCGGCAAGTTCTACCTGATCGTCATCTCCGTGACGGCGGGCACCGTGCTGCTGATGTGGCTCGGCGAGCTGATCACCCAGCGCGGCGTCGGCAACGGCATCTCGCTGCTGATCTTCGCGAGCATCGTCGCCTCCGTGCCGGACGCGATCGACGGGTGGCTGACGCTCGGGCCGGTCTCCCAGGTGCTCATCGCGGCGATCGCCCTCGCGGTGGTCGTCGGCGTGGTCTTCATCAACGAGGGCCAGCGCCGCATCCCGATCCAGTACGCCAAGCGCGTCGTCGGGCGCCGCATGACCTCGGGTGGCACGACCTACATGCCGTTGCGCGTGAACATGGCGGGCGTGATCCCCGTGATCTTCGCCTCGTCGGTGGTCATCCTGCCGCCGACCCTGGCGGAGCTCGGTGGGCGCGGGTCGTTCTTCCAGTCCATCTCGGACTTCCTCGCGCCGGGCTCGTGGTACTACATCATCTTCGAGGCGCTGCTCATCGTCCTGTTCACGTACTTCTACACCGCGGTGCAGTTCAACCCGGTGGAGCAGGCGGACAACCTCAAGAAGTACGGCGGCTTCATCCCGGGCGTCCGCCCGGGCCGGCCGACGGCGGTGTACCTCGACCGCGTGCTCACCCGGCTCACCCTGCCCGGTGCGATCTACCTCGCGATCATCGCGGAGCTGCCGAACATCGTCTTCCGCTACCTGCCGGACTCGAACGTGTTCTTCGGCGTCCTCGGGGGCACATCGATCCTGATCGTCGTGGGCGTCGCCCTCGACACCATGCGCCAGATGGAGGCACAGCTGATGATGCGCTCGTACGAAGGGTTCCTGAAATAG
- a CDS encoding adenylate kinase codes for MARLILLGPPGAGKGTQAERLRAEFDLVHLATGDLLRAAVAEGTDLGREAKRYMDAGELVPDAVVVGMIRERLSGGGSGRFLLDGFPRSVPQADALDRTLSDLGMPLDAVISIAVSREELVRRLAGRWICRRCGRSFHEVFNPYPGTPCPSGDGTETCDLYQRDDDRPETVSHRLSVYEEQTAPLIDYYRSRGLLREVDGERTTDEVHDQIVTHIPAPPGS; via the coding sequence ATAGCGCGCCTGATCCTCCTCGGCCCCCCCGGGGCCGGGAAGGGCACGCAGGCCGAGCGCCTGCGCGCCGAGTTCGACCTCGTGCACCTCGCCACCGGCGACCTGCTGCGCGCCGCGGTCGCCGAGGGGACCGACCTCGGCCGCGAGGCGAAGCGGTACATGGACGCCGGCGAGCTGGTGCCCGACGCCGTCGTCGTGGGCATGATCCGCGAGCGCCTGTCGGGCGGCGGATCCGGCCGCTTCCTCCTCGACGGCTTCCCGCGCTCCGTGCCGCAGGCCGACGCGCTCGACCGCACCCTCTCCGACCTCGGCATGCCGCTCGACGCCGTGATCTCGATCGCCGTGTCGCGCGAGGAGCTGGTGCGCCGCCTCGCCGGCCGCTGGATCTGCCGCCGCTGCGGGCGCTCGTTCCACGAGGTCTTCAACCCGTACCCGGGCACGCCGTGCCCCTCCGGCGACGGAACCGAGACGTGCGACCTGTACCAGCGCGACGACGACCGCCCCGAGACCGTGTCGCACCGCCTGTCGGTGTACGAGGAGCAGACGGCGCCGCTGATCGACTACTACCGTTCCCGCGGCCTCCTGCGCGAGGTCGACGGCGAGCGCACCACCGACGAGGTCCATGACCAGATCGTCACGCACATCCCGGCGCCGCCGGGCTCCTAG
- the map gene encoding type I methionyl aminopeptidase, which translates to MATSRARRGPVPKTPGELDAMAASGAVLAECHDMLAAEVGPGVTTAHLDALAEELIRARGGVPAFKGYPGPTPFPASICASVNDEVVHGIPNGNALREGDVLAIDCGVVLDGWVSDSARTYAIGTVSPIAARLIEATRVSLDLAIDACRVGNHVGDIGHAVQTEIEAAGFSVVQSLVGHGVGRSMHEEPQVPNVGRPGTGPELVEGLVIAIEPMVNIGRHEVILGDDGWTITTRDGSLSAHWEHTVAVTADGPRILTLA; encoded by the coding sequence GTGGCCACCTCCCGCGCGCGGCGCGGCCCGGTCCCGAAGACCCCGGGGGAGCTCGACGCGATGGCCGCCTCCGGCGCGGTCCTCGCCGAGTGCCACGACATGCTCGCGGCGGAGGTCGGCCCCGGCGTCACCACCGCCCACCTGGACGCCCTCGCCGAGGAGCTCATCCGCGCCCGCGGCGGGGTGCCCGCGTTCAAGGGGTACCCCGGCCCGACGCCGTTCCCGGCGTCGATCTGCGCGTCGGTGAACGACGAGGTCGTCCACGGGATCCCGAACGGCAACGCGCTGCGCGAGGGCGACGTCCTCGCCATCGACTGCGGCGTCGTGCTCGACGGCTGGGTCTCGGACTCGGCGCGCACCTACGCCATCGGGACCGTCTCGCCGATCGCCGCACGGCTGATCGAGGCGACGCGCGTCTCCCTTGACCTCGCGATCGACGCCTGCCGCGTCGGGAACCACGTCGGCGACATCGGCCACGCCGTCCAGACGGAGATCGAGGCCGCCGGCTTCTCGGTGGTGCAGAGCCTCGTCGGCCACGGGGTGGGGAGGTCCATGCACGAGGAGCCCCAGGTCCCGAACGTCGGCCGCCCCGGGACCGGCCCCGAGCTCGTCGAGGGCCTCGTCATCGCGATCGAGCCGATGGTCAACATCGGCCGCCACGAGGTGATCCTCGGCGACGACGGCTGGACCATCACGACACGCGACGGGAGCCTCTCCGCGCACTGGGAGCACACCGTCGCCGTCACCGCGGACGGGCCGAGGATCCTCACCCTGGCCTGA
- a CDS encoding choice-of-anchor Q domain-containing protein, with amino-acid sequence MFAARFDGGTPATLNCVAGTPGEDVIQLEAAEYRLAAGGGGDDGNESGDLDTGPSSQVRIVGRGLGATVVAGSGDRTFDVFAGASLALSDLTVRDSAAPSGSPGGAIRSRGTLLLLRIAFINTAAGNGVSPASADGERTEAGEGGAIWSAGSLTASDVSFTDTRAGDGADARAFTVGNGTTSFSPGDGGSGGAVLIAGGAASLTNVTVAGARAGSGGDNNNASGFFAGGSGGDGGAIAVTAGAATITNSTFQGNRAGAAGDERFGFQVEAVPGSGGAVHAAEPGAATVTFSTFSGNAAGGSPFGVTGVGASVSGAGVASSILADARGACASLSVGRNVVLPGDTTCPGGIAGDPLLGPLAADGGSVPTMAPGPGSPAIDAIVGVPCPATDARGLPRPRFAGCDAGAVEVQPGAPGAPCGQGGPGGGAAVRAVSGLKVGPAAFRASGRRPLGTTVTFRLSAAGPVVLTVRKAAAGTRSGRRCVAPTRRLRNAKRCVRQVTLAGRVTRQAQAGLNAIRFTGRLRGRALPAGAYTLVVTLPDVGARASRPFRILR; translated from the coding sequence GTGTTCGCCGCCCGGTTCGACGGGGGCACCCCCGCCACGCTGAACTGCGTCGCCGGCACCCCCGGCGAGGACGTCATCCAGCTCGAGGCCGCCGAGTACCGGCTGGCGGCCGGTGGCGGCGGCGACGACGGGAACGAGAGCGGCGATCTCGACACGGGCCCGTCGAGCCAGGTGCGCATCGTCGGGCGCGGTCTTGGCGCCACGGTCGTCGCGGGCTCCGGCGACCGCACGTTCGATGTGTTCGCCGGCGCCTCGCTCGCGCTGAGCGATCTCACGGTGCGCGACAGCGCCGCGCCCTCCGGCAGCCCCGGAGGGGCCATCCGCAGTCGCGGGACGCTGCTCCTCCTGCGTATCGCCTTCATCAACACCGCGGCGGGGAACGGTGTGTCTCCGGCGTCGGCCGACGGGGAGCGCACCGAGGCGGGTGAGGGTGGCGCGATCTGGAGCGCCGGCAGCCTCACCGCGTCGGACGTGTCCTTCACGGACACGCGCGCCGGCGATGGCGCGGACGCGCGGGCCTTCACGGTGGGGAACGGCACCACCTCCTTCTCGCCCGGGGATGGCGGGTCCGGGGGCGCGGTCCTTATCGCTGGCGGTGCCGCGTCGCTCACGAACGTCACCGTCGCCGGCGCCCGCGCAGGCAGCGGCGGGGACAACAACAACGCCAGTGGGTTCTTCGCAGGCGGGAGCGGAGGAGACGGCGGGGCCATCGCGGTCACGGCCGGCGCCGCCACGATCACCAACAGCACCTTCCAGGGCAATCGGGCCGGCGCCGCGGGAGACGAGCGCTTCGGTTTTCAGGTCGAGGCCGTGCCGGGCTCCGGCGGGGCGGTGCACGCAGCGGAGCCGGGAGCGGCGACCGTCACCTTCTCGACCTTCTCGGGCAACGCCGCCGGGGGGAGCCCCTTCGGCGTCACCGGCGTCGGGGCCTCGGTGTCCGGTGCCGGGGTGGCGTCGTCGATCCTGGCGGACGCGCGCGGGGCGTGCGCGAGCCTGAGCGTCGGTCGGAACGTTGTGTTGCCGGGCGACACCACCTGCCCGGGTGGAATCGCGGGCGACCCGTTGCTCGGACCGCTCGCCGCCGACGGTGGCAGCGTGCCGACGATGGCGCCTGGGCCGGGGAGCCCGGCGATCGACGCGATCGTCGGTGTCCCATGCCCGGCGACCGATGCGCGCGGTCTGCCGCGCCCGCGGTTCGCGGGCTGTGACGCGGGTGCCGTCGAGGTCCAGCCCGGTGCGCCGGGGGCGCCCTGCGGCCAAGGGGGACCGGGTGGTGGGGCCGCGGTCCGCGCCGTGAGTGGGTTGAAGGTCGGGCCGGCGGCGTTCCGGGCCTCGGGTCGCCGGCCGCTGGGGACGACGGTGACCTTCCGCCTGAGCGCGGCGGGGCCCGTGGTCCTGACGGTCCGCAAGGCGGCGGCGGGCACGCGGTCGGGGCGGCGGTGCGTCGCGCCGACGCGGCGGCTGCGGAACGCGAAGCGGTGCGTACGGCAGGTGACCCTCGCGGGGCGGGTGACGCGCCAGGCGCAGGCTGGCCTGAACGCGATCCGCTTCACCGGCAGGCTCCGTGGCCGGGCCCTCCCGGCGGGGGCGTACACCCTCGTCGTGACGCTCCCCGACGTGGGTGCGCGCGCCTCCCGGCCCTTCCGCATCCTGCGCTGA
- the rpmJ gene encoding 50S ribosomal protein L36, with amino-acid sequence MKVRASVKPMCEKCRVIKRHGKLLVICPNARHKQTQG; translated from the coding sequence ATGAAGGTCCGCGCCTCAGTGAAGCCGATGTGTGAGAAGTGCCGTGTGATCAAGCGTCACGGCAAGCTCCTCGTCATCTGCCCGAACGCCCGCCACAAGCAGACGCAGGGCTGA
- the rpsM gene encoding 30S ribosomal protein S13, translating into MARIAGVNIPREKRIEIGLTYVYGIGRPTANKVLEQTGINRDTYVRDLTEDEVAQLRDVIEKTLIVEGDLRRERSNDMKRLMEIGCYRGLRHRRGLPVRGQRTKTNARTRKGPKRTVGKQRKS; encoded by the coding sequence ATGGCACGCATCGCCGGAGTCAACATCCCCCGCGAGAAGCGGATCGAGATCGGCCTCACCTACGTGTACGGCATCGGCCGTCCCACGGCGAACAAGGTGCTGGAGCAGACCGGCATCAACCGTGACACGTACGTGCGGGACCTGACCGAGGACGAGGTCGCGCAGCTGCGCGACGTCATCGAGAAGACGCTCATCGTCGAGGGCGACCTGCGTCGCGAGCGCTCGAACGACATGAAGCGCCTCATGGAGATCGGCTGCTACCGCGGCCTGCGGCACCGCCGCGGCCTCCCGGTGCGCGGCCAGCGGACCAAGACGAACGCGCGGACGCGCAAGGGTCCGAAGCGGACCGTCGGCAAGCAGCGCAAGAGCTGA
- the rpsK gene encoding 30S ribosomal protein S11: MARQKVTRGRTRRRTRKNIPVGNAHIKTSFNNTIVTLTDKQGNVIAWETAGSAGFKGSRKSTPFAAQVTADSAARKGMEHGLQKVDVYVKGPGSGRETAIRSLQAAGIEVASVTDVSPVPHNGCRPRKRRRV, translated from the coding sequence TTGGCACGCCAGAAGGTGACCCGTGGCCGTACCCGTCGGCGCACGCGGAAGAACATCCCCGTGGGCAACGCCCACATCAAGACGTCGTTCAACAACACGATCGTCACCCTGACCGACAAGCAGGGGAACGTCATCGCGTGGGAGACGGCCGGCTCCGCGGGCTTCAAGGGCTCTCGCAAGAGCACGCCCTTCGCCGCCCAGGTCACGGCCGACTCGGCCGCGCGCAAGGGGATGGAGCACGGGCTCCAGAAGGTCGACGTGTACGTCAAGGGCCCCGGCTCCGGGCGTGAGACGGCCATCCGGTCCCTGCAGGCCGCCGGCATCGAGGTCGCCTCGGTGACCGACGTCTCCCCGGTGCCGCACAACGGCTGCCGTCCCCGCAAGCGGCGGAGGGTCTAG
- the rpsD gene encoding 30S ribosomal protein S4: MARYTGPAIKQSRREGLALTDKAQKYLDRRPYPPGEHGRGRIRQSEYLLQLREKQKTRRFYGMLEKQFRRTYEKANRQPGITGENLLRMLEMRLDNVVYRLGFAATRRQSRQLVNHGHFRVNGKKVDIPSYQVKPNDVITVKQGSNAEPIIRAATELVASVAPWLQADYDALNGKILKAPERSEIDTPVSEQLIVEYYSK, from the coding sequence ATGGCGCGCTACACCGGCCCCGCCATCAAGCAGTCGCGCCGCGAGGGCCTCGCCCTCACGGACAAGGCGCAGAAGTACCTGGACCGCCGTCCCTACCCGCCGGGCGAGCACGGCCGCGGCCGCATCCGCCAGAGCGAGTACCTGCTCCAGCTCCGCGAGAAGCAGAAGACGCGCCGGTTCTACGGCATGCTCGAGAAGCAGTTCCGCCGCACGTACGAGAAGGCGAACCGCCAGCCCGGCATCACGGGCGAGAACCTGCTGCGGATGCTCGAGATGCGCCTCGACAACGTCGTCTACCGGCTCGGCTTCGCGGCCACCCGCCGTCAGTCGCGCCAGCTCGTGAACCACGGCCACTTCCGCGTGAACGGGAAGAAGGTCGACATCCCGAGCTACCAGGTGAAGCCGAACGACGTCATCACCGTGAAGCAGGGCTCGAACGCCGAGCCCATCATCCGCGCCGCCACCGAGCTCGTGGCGTCCGTCGCCCCGTGGCTCCAGGCCGATTACGACGCGCTGAACGGGAAGATCCTGAAGGCTCCCGAGCGCTCGGAGATCGACACCCCCGTGAGCGAGCAGCTCATCGTGGAGTACTACTCGAAGTAG
- a CDS encoding DNA-directed RNA polymerase subunit alpha, whose translation MLDIQSPRMTYEPISDTLGRFEVEPLDRGFGHTFGNSLRRVLLSSLEGAAVTSVRIEGVQHEFTTIPGLREDITDVILNLRELVCRLHGEVGEIEVELSKVGPGAVTAADISAPADLEILNPELEIGNLEAGSRLDMILMISRGRGYVPAELNKGPSTTIGVIPVDSNFSPVLRVRYEVSPARVGQRTDYDKLSVEIQTDGSVDPRGAMSEAAETLIGRLAIFADPDSTKLLGEPAIEDPPPGGGMHDIMIEELELGVRSYNCLKRVGVETIGDLISKTEGELSAIPNFGKKSIEEVKENLAAHGLGLRSDED comes from the coding sequence ATGCTCGACATCCAGTCCCCCCGCATGACCTACGAGCCCATCAGCGACACGCTGGGCCGGTTCGAGGTCGAGCCGCTCGACCGCGGCTTCGGGCACACCTTCGGCAACAGCCTGCGCCGTGTGCTCCTGTCGTCCCTCGAGGGCGCCGCCGTCACGTCGGTGCGCATCGAGGGCGTGCAGCACGAGTTCACGACGATCCCGGGCCTCCGGGAGGACATCACCGACGTCATCCTCAACCTCCGCGAGCTGGTCTGCCGGCTCCACGGCGAGGTCGGGGAGATCGAGGTCGAGCTGTCCAAGGTGGGCCCCGGCGCCGTCACGGCCGCCGACATCTCGGCCCCCGCGGACCTCGAGATCCTCAACCCGGAGCTCGAGATCGGCAACCTCGAGGCCGGCTCGCGCCTCGACATGATCCTCATGATCTCGCGCGGCCGCGGCTACGTCCCCGCCGAGCTCAACAAGGGCCCGAGCACGACGATCGGGGTCATCCCGGTCGACTCGAACTTCTCGCCCGTCCTTCGGGTGCGGTACGAGGTCAGCCCGGCCCGCGTCGGCCAGCGGACCGACTACGACAAGCTCTCCGTCGAGATCCAGACCGACGGCAGCGTCGACCCGCGCGGCGCGATGTCCGAGGCCGCGGAGACGCTCATCGGGCGCCTCGCGATCTTCGCCGACCCCGACAGCACCAAGCTGCTCGGTGAGCCGGCCATCGAGGACCCGCCCCCGGGCGGCGGCATGCACGACATCATGATCGAGGAGCTCGAGCTGGGCGTGCGCTCCTACAACTGCCTGAAGCGGGTCGGCGTCGAGACCATCGGCGACCTGATCTCGAAGACGGAGGGCGAGCTCTCGGCCATCCCGAACTTCGGCAAGAAGAGCATCGAAGAGGTCAAGGAGAACCTCGCCGCGCACGGCCTCGGCCTGCGCAGCGACGAGGACTAG
- the rplQ gene encoding 50S ribosomal protein L17, which translates to MRHRNKGPKLNRTSAHRSSMAANLATALLTHGRIQTTAPKAKLARGVAEKAITLAKENTLHSRRQAIALLRNKDITYHLFDVVGPAFADTQGGYTRTMKLGPRQGDAAPMVLLELSKDVAVPAAR; encoded by the coding sequence GTGCGTCACCGCAACAAGGGACCCAAGCTCAACCGCACCTCCGCCCACCGTTCGTCCATGGCGGCGAACCTGGCGACGGCGCTTCTGACGCACGGGCGCATCCAGACGACCGCCCCCAAGGCCAAGCTGGCCCGGGGCGTCGCGGAGAAGGCCATCACGCTCGCGAAGGAGAACACCCTCCACTCGCGCCGCCAGGCCATCGCCCTCCTGCGCAACAAGGACATCACCTACCACCTGTTCGACGTGGTGGGGCCGGCGTTCGCCGACACCCAGGGCGGCTACACCCGCACCATGAAGCTCGGCCCCCGTCAGGGTGACGCCGCGCCGATGGTGCTGCTGGAGCTGTCGAAGGACGTGGCGGTCCCCGCCGCGCGGTGA
- the truA gene encoding tRNA pseudouridine(38-40) synthase TruA, whose protein sequence is MTVPGRVLRLDLEYDGAGFSGWAHQPGLRTVEGVLRDALATLLRGPVDVTVAGRTDAGVHASGQVASVPTASDLAPARILRGLAGLLPADLSVHGVADAAPGFDARRDARARRYEYRVLPGPPSALRRARVLHHPVPLDLDALAAAAATLEGTHDFRAFTPTRTEHVFFDRTLHRCAWERRDDELVLVVEADAFLRHMVRVIAGTTLLVGRGAWPLARIAPLLDGAPRGAAGPTAPAHPLTLVGVRYDDA, encoded by the coding sequence GTGACCGTCCCGGGCCGGGTCCTCCGGCTCGACTTGGAGTACGACGGGGCGGGGTTCTCCGGCTGGGCGCACCAGCCGGGGCTCCGCACCGTCGAGGGCGTCCTCCGTGACGCCCTCGCCACGCTGCTGCGCGGCCCCGTGGACGTCACGGTGGCCGGCCGCACCGACGCCGGCGTGCACGCGTCCGGCCAGGTGGCCAGCGTGCCCACCGCCAGCGACCTCGCGCCCGCCCGGATCCTCCGGGGCCTCGCGGGGCTCCTGCCCGCCGACCTGTCCGTCCACGGGGTCGCCGACGCCGCGCCCGGGTTCGACGCGCGCCGCGACGCCCGCGCCCGGCGGTACGAGTACCGGGTGCTCCCCGGCCCGCCGTCGGCGCTGCGCCGCGCGCGGGTGCTGCACCACCCCGTGCCCCTCGACCTCGACGCCCTCGCCGCGGCCGCCGCGACCCTGGAGGGCACCCACGACTTCCGGGCGTTCACGCCGACCCGCACCGAGCACGTCTTCTTCGACCGCACCCTCCACCGCTGCGCCTGGGAGCGGCGCGACGACGAGCTCGTGCTCGTCGTCGAGGCCGACGCCTTCCTGCGCCACATGGTCCGCGTCATCGCCGGCACCACGCTTCTCGTCGGCCGCGGTGCCTGGCCCCTCGCGCGCATCGCGCCGCTCCTCGACGGGGCGCCCCGCGGGGCCGCCGGTCCGACGGCGCCCGCCCACCCCCTCACGCTCGTCGGGGTCCGGTATGACGACGCCTGA
- the surE gene encoding 5'/3'-nucleotidase SurE, producing MTNILVTNDDGVTSPGLLALVQALRPHGRVSVIAPDSNRSAIGRGITIHNPLHVEEVELEDGSPALATDGTPVDCVRLALLGLLDEPPDVIVSGINLGLNLGDDVTYSGTVAAALEGVLLGLPAIAVSVQATDPEAGQWDGTAYDFRAAAGFAARMVPRVLTDDFPPRVILNVNAPGLAPEAITGARLSRLGRRVYNDELTLVSTDGPRRRYTIYGAGASHLREEGTDFAAIEEGMISVTPMHFDLTDIGGMDHLERVSLAGLLGADATGRDA from the coding sequence GTGACCAACATCCTCGTCACGAACGACGACGGCGTCACCTCGCCCGGTCTCCTCGCGCTCGTGCAGGCGCTGCGGCCCCACGGGCGGGTGAGCGTCATCGCCCCCGACTCCAACCGGAGCGCCATCGGGCGGGGCATCACGATCCACAACCCCCTGCACGTCGAGGAGGTCGAGCTGGAGGACGGCTCACCGGCCCTCGCCACCGACGGGACCCCCGTCGACTGCGTCCGGCTCGCCCTGCTCGGGCTGCTCGACGAGCCGCCCGACGTGATCGTCAGCGGCATCAACCTCGGGCTCAACCTCGGTGACGACGTCACCTACTCGGGCACCGTCGCCGCAGCCCTGGAGGGCGTGCTGCTCGGCCTGCCGGCGATCGCGGTGTCCGTGCAGGCCACCGACCCCGAGGCCGGCCAGTGGGACGGGACGGCCTACGACTTCCGGGCCGCCGCCGGCTTCGCGGCCCGGATGGTGCCGCGGGTGCTGACCGACGACTTCCCGCCGCGGGTGATCCTCAACGTCAACGCCCCCGGCCTCGCGCCCGAGGCGATCACCGGCGCGCGCCTGAGCCGCCTCGGCCGGCGCGTCTACAACGACGAGCTCACCCTCGTCTCCACCGACGGCCCGCGCCGCCGGTACACCATCTACGGGGCCGGCGCGTCGCACCTGCGCGAGGAGGGCACGGACTTCGCGGCCATCGAGGAGGGCATGATCTCCGTCACACCCATGCACTTCGACCTCACCGACATCGGCGGGATGGACCACCTCGAGCGCGTCTCCCTCGCGGGGTTGCTCGGCGCGGACGCCACGGGACGCGACGCGTGA
- a CDS encoding HAD family hydrolase: MSGFDPVLLDLDGTVIDSVALIRESHRHAVRTVLGEEWEDERLVANVGRPLLDQMAVFSPQDADELYRVYREWNHANTAALLLPYDGIAEVLQELRDAGRTLGIVTSKSRDAVDLAWRVLPGLRDLFSVEITADDTPVHKPHADPVLAALRAVDGDPARACYVGDAPFDIQAGRAAGVATIAVTWGFFSPSDLEAESPDLICATPAELLRTCLGGS, from the coding sequence GTGAGCGGCTTCGACCCCGTCCTGCTCGACCTGGACGGCACCGTCATCGACTCCGTCGCCCTGATCCGCGAGTCGCACCGCCACGCCGTGCGGACCGTGCTCGGCGAGGAGTGGGAGGACGAACGGCTCGTCGCGAACGTCGGCCGCCCCCTCCTCGATCAGATGGCGGTCTTCTCGCCGCAGGACGCCGACGAGCTGTACCGCGTCTACCGCGAGTGGAACCACGCGAACACGGCGGCGCTGCTGCTGCCCTACGACGGCATCGCCGAGGTGCTGCAGGAGCTGCGCGACGCCGGGCGGACACTCGGCATCGTGACCTCCAAGAGCCGCGACGCGGTCGACCTCGCGTGGCGCGTCCTCCCCGGGCTGCGCGACCTGTTCTCCGTCGAGATCACCGCCGACGACACGCCGGTGCACAAGCCCCACGCCGACCCGGTGCTCGCCGCGCTGCGGGCCGTGGACGGCGACCCGGCGCGCGCCTGCTACGTCGGCGACGCGCCGTTCGACATCCAGGCCGGCCGGGCCGCCGGGGTCGCGACGATCGCCGTGACGTGGGGCTTCTTCTCGCCGTCCGACCTCGAGGCCGAGAGCCCCGACCTGATCTGCGCGACGCCCGCCGAGCTGCTGCGGACGTGCCTCGGGGGCTCCTGA